The Rhineura floridana isolate rRhiFlo1 chromosome 15, rRhiFlo1.hap2, whole genome shotgun sequence genome window below encodes:
- the LOC133370900 gene encoding uncharacterized protein LOC133370900, with translation MEPGRFLIFMFAAGTVHSAKESLEIIPSNGDVQLGKPKYFLCKVRAGGDAALTWNDPEDVEIEDSELYKVKAIDEQSKGMEITLSDKEKGGIFTCKGDFDSGETATAQIRIRVVQSPTFVTRLDPTKEVVECTRANFNCQATEIPQGSYSVSPRIELPTGESFPIQIGNPTQYNFTILASPSPSVSIAWKGKVFEGDDIKKLAQDRDRYTYSFAFTPTSQKDISELLITATNDLGTTEKKVTLQGDKGMGIGSILAIVLVILLALLLVMDVFCYYKRQRGLLMYCRRNILGKNSSGAATENNGKMLSKSGKSTVVNVSGIEA, from the exons GGACAGTTCACTCTGCCAAGGAATCCCTGGAGATTATTCCTAGCAATGGGGATGTGCAGTTGGGCAAGCCAAAGTATTTCTTGTGCAAAG TGAGAGCTGGTGGAGACGCTGCCTTGACCTGGAATGACCCAGAGGATGTTGAAATTGAGGATTCAGAACTGTACAAAGTGAAGGCAATCGATGAACAGTCTAAGGGGATGGAGATAACTCTTTCGGATAAAGAGAAGGGAGGGATCTTCACATGCAAGGGGGATTTTGACTCTGGAGAGACTGCAACTGCCCAAATCAGAATCCGTGTGGTCC AGAGTCCCACATTTGTGACCAGATTGGACCCTACAAAGGAAGTTGTCGAATGCACGAGGGCCAACTTCAACTGCCAAGCCACAGAGATCCCACAGGGATCCTATTCAG TCTCTCCAAGGATAGAGCTCCCCACAGGTGAATCGTTTCCCATCCAGATTGGGAATCCCACCCAGTACAACTTCACCATCCTGGCCAGCCCTTCCCCTTCTGTCTCTATCGCTTGGAAGGGGAAGGTTTTTGAAGGTGATGACATCAAGAAGCTGGCGCAGGACCGTGACAGATATACGTACTCCTTTGCG TTCACACCAACATCCCAAAAAGATATTTCAGAACTGCTAATAACAGCTACCAATGATCTGGGCACTACAGAGAAGAAAGTTACTCTCCAAGGAG ACAAAGGTATGGGAATTGGCAGCATCTTGGCTATTGTATTGGTAATCCTCTTGGCCCTTTTGCTGGTGATGGATGTCTTTTGCTATTACAAGCGCCAGCGAGGCTTGCTGATGTATTGCAGAAGGAATATCCTGGGCAAAAATTCATCTGGAGCAGCCACAGAAAACAATGG GAAAATGCTCTCCAAGTCGGGGAAAAGCACTGTGGTGAATGTCTCCGGCATTGAGGCCTGA